One segment of Hemicordylus capensis ecotype Gifberg chromosome 8, rHemCap1.1.pri, whole genome shotgun sequence DNA contains the following:
- the FAM118B gene encoding protein FAM118B isoform X4, giving the protein MASNVSLNLAKETLLEDGMPPAKKPRKLLPSLKTKKPQELVLVIGTGISAAVAPQVPALKSWKGLIQALLDAAIDFDLLEDEERKKFQKCLREDKNLIHVAHDLIQKLSPRTSNVRSTFFKDCLYEVFDDLESKMEDAGKQLLQSVLHLMENGALVLTTNFDNLLEIYAADQGKQLESLDLTDEKKVLEWAQEKRKLSVLHIHGVYTNPSGIVLHPAGYQNVLRNTEVMREIQKLYETKSFLFLGCGWTVDDTTFQALFLEAVKHKSDLEHFMLVRRGDVDEFKKLRENMLDKGIKVISYGNEYADLPEYFERLANEISSRGRAGPPWEAQLNGTAAAHTDAKGGGS; this is encoded by the exons ATGGCTTCTAATGTGAGCCTGAATCTGGCTAAAGAAACATTGTTGGAGGATGGAATGCCACCTGCAAAAAAACCCAG GAAATTATTGCCGAGCCTGAAAACCAAGAAGCCGCAGGAGCTGGTGCTGGTGATTGGGACGGGCATAAGTGCGGCGGTAGCTCCTCAAGTGCCGGCCCTGAAGTCTTGGAAAGGGTTAATCCAGGCCCTGCTGGACGCTGCGATCGACTTTGACCTCCTTGAAGACGAGGAGAGGAAAAAGTTCCAGAAGTGTCTCCGCGAAGATAAGAACCTCATCCATGTCGCCCACGACCTTATCCAGAAACTGTCGCCA CGCACGAGCAACGTCCGCTCCACGTTCTTCAAAGATTGCTTGTATGAGGTCTTTGATGACCTGGAGTCGAAAATGGAAGATGCCGGCAAGCAGCTCCTTCAGTCTGTGCTCCATCTCATGGAGAACGGTGCTCTTGTGCTCACCACAAACTTTGACAACCTCCTGGAAATCTATGCGGCAGACCAAGGGAAGCAGCTTGAGTCTCTGGATCTCACTGATGAGAAAAAG GTGCTAGAGTGGGCCCAGGAGAAGAGGAAACTCAGCGTCCTGCATATCCATGGAGTGTACACAAACCCCAGTGGAATTGTGCTCCATCCCGCTGGGTACCAGAATGTCCTCCGCAACACAGAAGTGATG CGGGAGATCCAGAAGCTGTATGAAACCAAATCAttcctgttcctgggctgtggctGGACTGTGGATGATACCACCTTTCAAGCCCTCTTCCTAGAAGCTGTGAAGCACAAATCCGACCTGGAGCATTTTATGCTTGTGCGCCGAGGGGACGTGGACGAGTTTAAGAAGCTCCGGGAAAACATGCTGGACAAAGGGATTAAAGTGATCTCCTACGGGAACGAATACGCGGACTTGCCCGAATATTTTGAGAGGCTGGCAAATGAGATCTCCAGCCGGGGTCGAGCAG gtCCACCTTGGGAGGCACAGCTGAACGGCACAGCAGCGGCACACACTGATGCCAAAG GAGGCGGGAGTTGA
- the FAM118B gene encoding protein FAM118B isoform X1: MASNVSLNLAKETLLEDGMPPAKKPRKLLPSLKTKKPQELVLVIGTGISAAVAPQVPALKSWKGLIQALLDAAIDFDLLEDEERKKFQKCLREDKNLIHVAHDLIQKLSPRTSNVRSTFFKDCLYEVFDDLESKMEDAGKQLLQSVLHLMENGALVLTTNFDNLLEIYAADQGKQLESLDLTDEKKVLEWAQEKRKLSVLHIHGVYTNPSGIVLHPAGYQNVLRNTEVMREIQKLYETKSFLFLGCGWTVDDTTFQALFLEAVKHKSDLEHFMLVRRGDVDEFKKLRENMLDKGIKVISYGNEYADLPEYFERLANEISSRGRAGPPWEAQLNGTAAAHTDAKAAAPTCDTQLLDLMLPFLDTEARLHQCRLVLYLRL, from the exons ATGGCTTCTAATGTGAGCCTGAATCTGGCTAAAGAAACATTGTTGGAGGATGGAATGCCACCTGCAAAAAAACCCAG GAAATTATTGCCGAGCCTGAAAACCAAGAAGCCGCAGGAGCTGGTGCTGGTGATTGGGACGGGCATAAGTGCGGCGGTAGCTCCTCAAGTGCCGGCCCTGAAGTCTTGGAAAGGGTTAATCCAGGCCCTGCTGGACGCTGCGATCGACTTTGACCTCCTTGAAGACGAGGAGAGGAAAAAGTTCCAGAAGTGTCTCCGCGAAGATAAGAACCTCATCCATGTCGCCCACGACCTTATCCAGAAACTGTCGCCA CGCACGAGCAACGTCCGCTCCACGTTCTTCAAAGATTGCTTGTATGAGGTCTTTGATGACCTGGAGTCGAAAATGGAAGATGCCGGCAAGCAGCTCCTTCAGTCTGTGCTCCATCTCATGGAGAACGGTGCTCTTGTGCTCACCACAAACTTTGACAACCTCCTGGAAATCTATGCGGCAGACCAAGGGAAGCAGCTTGAGTCTCTGGATCTCACTGATGAGAAAAAG GTGCTAGAGTGGGCCCAGGAGAAGAGGAAACTCAGCGTCCTGCATATCCATGGAGTGTACACAAACCCCAGTGGAATTGTGCTCCATCCCGCTGGGTACCAGAATGTCCTCCGCAACACAGAAGTGATG CGGGAGATCCAGAAGCTGTATGAAACCAAATCAttcctgttcctgggctgtggctGGACTGTGGATGATACCACCTTTCAAGCCCTCTTCCTAGAAGCTGTGAAGCACAAATCCGACCTGGAGCATTTTATGCTTGTGCGCCGAGGGGACGTGGACGAGTTTAAGAAGCTCCGGGAAAACATGCTGGACAAAGGGATTAAAGTGATCTCCTACGGGAACGAATACGCGGACTTGCCCGAATATTTTGAGAGGCTGGCAAATGAGATCTCCAGCCGGGGTCGAGCAG gtCCACCTTGGGAGGCACAGCTGAACGGCACAGCAGCGGCACACACTGATGCCAAAG CTGCTGCTCCAACATGTGACACGCAACTCCTTGACTTGATGCTGCCCTTCTTGGACACAGAGGCTCGCCTGCATCAATGTCGTTTGGTTTTGTATTTAAGGTTGTAG
- the FAM118B gene encoding protein FAM118B isoform X2, with protein MASNVSLNLAKETLLEDGMPPAKKPRKLLPSLKTKKPQELVLVIGTGISAAVAPQVPALKSWKGLIQALLDAAIDFDLLEDEERKKFQKCLREDKNLIHVAHDLIQKLSPRTSNVRSTFFKDCLYEVFDDLESKMEDAGKQLLQSVLHLMENGALVLTTNFDNLLEIYAADQGKQLESLDLTDEKKVLEWAQEKRKLSVLHIHGVYTNPSGIVLHPAGYQNVLRNTEVMREIQKLYETKSFLFLGCGWTVDDTTFQALFLEAVKHKSDLEHFMLVRRGDVDEFKKLRENMLDKGIKVISYGNEYADLPEYFERLANEISSRGRAGPPWEAQLNGTAAAHTDAKGCSCCREIQPLPERVCYYCFCIL; from the exons ATGGCTTCTAATGTGAGCCTGAATCTGGCTAAAGAAACATTGTTGGAGGATGGAATGCCACCTGCAAAAAAACCCAG GAAATTATTGCCGAGCCTGAAAACCAAGAAGCCGCAGGAGCTGGTGCTGGTGATTGGGACGGGCATAAGTGCGGCGGTAGCTCCTCAAGTGCCGGCCCTGAAGTCTTGGAAAGGGTTAATCCAGGCCCTGCTGGACGCTGCGATCGACTTTGACCTCCTTGAAGACGAGGAGAGGAAAAAGTTCCAGAAGTGTCTCCGCGAAGATAAGAACCTCATCCATGTCGCCCACGACCTTATCCAGAAACTGTCGCCA CGCACGAGCAACGTCCGCTCCACGTTCTTCAAAGATTGCTTGTATGAGGTCTTTGATGACCTGGAGTCGAAAATGGAAGATGCCGGCAAGCAGCTCCTTCAGTCTGTGCTCCATCTCATGGAGAACGGTGCTCTTGTGCTCACCACAAACTTTGACAACCTCCTGGAAATCTATGCGGCAGACCAAGGGAAGCAGCTTGAGTCTCTGGATCTCACTGATGAGAAAAAG GTGCTAGAGTGGGCCCAGGAGAAGAGGAAACTCAGCGTCCTGCATATCCATGGAGTGTACACAAACCCCAGTGGAATTGTGCTCCATCCCGCTGGGTACCAGAATGTCCTCCGCAACACAGAAGTGATG CGGGAGATCCAGAAGCTGTATGAAACCAAATCAttcctgttcctgggctgtggctGGACTGTGGATGATACCACCTTTCAAGCCCTCTTCCTAGAAGCTGTGAAGCACAAATCCGACCTGGAGCATTTTATGCTTGTGCGCCGAGGGGACGTGGACGAGTTTAAGAAGCTCCGGGAAAACATGCTGGACAAAGGGATTAAAGTGATCTCCTACGGGAACGAATACGCGGACTTGCCCGAATATTTTGAGAGGCTGGCAAATGAGATCTCCAGCCGGGGTCGAGCAG gtCCACCTTGGGAGGCACAGCTGAACGGCACAGCAGCGGCACACACTGATGCCAAAG GTTGTAGCTGCTGCAGGGAGATCCAGCCCCTCCCAGAGAGAGTCTGCTACTACTGCTTTTGTATTCTGTAA
- the FAM118B gene encoding protein FAM118B isoform X3: MASNVSLNLAKETLLEDGMPPAKKPRKLLPSLKTKKPQELVLVIGTGISAAVAPQVPALKSWKGLIQALLDAAIDFDLLEDEERKKFQKCLREDKNLIHVAHDLIQKLSPRTSNVRSTFFKDCLYEVFDDLESKMEDAGKQLLQSVLHLMENGALVLTTNFDNLLEIYAADQGKQLESLDLTDEKKVLEWAQEKRKLSVLHIHGVYTNPSGIVLHPAGYQNVLRNTEVMREIQKLYETKSFLFLGCGWTVDDTTFQALFLEAVKHKSDLEHFMLVRRGDVDEFKKLRENMLDKGIKVISYGNEYADLPEYFERLANEISSRGRAGPPWEAQLNGTAAAHTDAKVARPVST; this comes from the exons ATGGCTTCTAATGTGAGCCTGAATCTGGCTAAAGAAACATTGTTGGAGGATGGAATGCCACCTGCAAAAAAACCCAG GAAATTATTGCCGAGCCTGAAAACCAAGAAGCCGCAGGAGCTGGTGCTGGTGATTGGGACGGGCATAAGTGCGGCGGTAGCTCCTCAAGTGCCGGCCCTGAAGTCTTGGAAAGGGTTAATCCAGGCCCTGCTGGACGCTGCGATCGACTTTGACCTCCTTGAAGACGAGGAGAGGAAAAAGTTCCAGAAGTGTCTCCGCGAAGATAAGAACCTCATCCATGTCGCCCACGACCTTATCCAGAAACTGTCGCCA CGCACGAGCAACGTCCGCTCCACGTTCTTCAAAGATTGCTTGTATGAGGTCTTTGATGACCTGGAGTCGAAAATGGAAGATGCCGGCAAGCAGCTCCTTCAGTCTGTGCTCCATCTCATGGAGAACGGTGCTCTTGTGCTCACCACAAACTTTGACAACCTCCTGGAAATCTATGCGGCAGACCAAGGGAAGCAGCTTGAGTCTCTGGATCTCACTGATGAGAAAAAG GTGCTAGAGTGGGCCCAGGAGAAGAGGAAACTCAGCGTCCTGCATATCCATGGAGTGTACACAAACCCCAGTGGAATTGTGCTCCATCCCGCTGGGTACCAGAATGTCCTCCGCAACACAGAAGTGATG CGGGAGATCCAGAAGCTGTATGAAACCAAATCAttcctgttcctgggctgtggctGGACTGTGGATGATACCACCTTTCAAGCCCTCTTCCTAGAAGCTGTGAAGCACAAATCCGACCTGGAGCATTTTATGCTTGTGCGCCGAGGGGACGTGGACGAGTTTAAGAAGCTCCGGGAAAACATGCTGGACAAAGGGATTAAAGTGATCTCCTACGGGAACGAATACGCGGACTTGCCCGAATATTTTGAGAGGCTGGCAAATGAGATCTCCAGCCGGGGTCGAGCAG gtCCACCTTGGGAGGCACAGCTGAACGGCACAGCAGCGGCACACACTGATGCCAAAG TTGCAAGGCCAGTGTCTACCTAG